A stretch of DNA from Lycium ferocissimum isolate CSIRO_LF1 chromosome 4, AGI_CSIRO_Lferr_CH_V1, whole genome shotgun sequence:
ACCCCTTTAGGCTTTTGTATTTCGAAGGTACTAGAATTATTGGCATGCAAATCAGAGCCCTTAATGTTTTGGCTTTGGCCTTTGGTTTACAAACTGCCATATGGGGAAAAAATTGTAGAACAGTTTAGTGGTAAACATATTGCAAAGGCGTCCCCTTATTTACTCTACTTGTCAATGCTGGCCTGTATATTTAAGGATCATCCccaactttctttttcttttttccacgCGATGCCAGGTACAATATTCATATTGGAGTCCGACTAAATTTAGATTCGCATCGGAAAGTTTCGTATTGGAGTAAAATGCTCCCTAACAAAGAAAACTTAATACTAGGGGCATGAACTCGAAACCTCTAATTAATGATGAAAGAATCCTTATCGCTCTACCAAAGTTGGTATCCCCAACTTTTTACACTTGGGAAAAGTTTTGCTAGTTTCAGTAGTTAGAAAGCGGTTGTGTTATGTTTAAATGCAACACACCCTTAATTAAAACACTTGCTGTTATGATCAGATTTTTCTATCTGTTGGGTCCTTTTGAAGTTCTTTAAGCAAAGAATATCATAACATTATTTATAAGTGCTTTTTAATCTTTATGAACAAATTTCGCTATCCACCAATGATACCAAAAGTATCTTCTTGAAACTGGCCAAAAGCGGGCAAATGCTTTAATTACAATCTGGGATTCCACTTCAAGTTCATAATTCAGTTGTACAAGTGCTAGTTGGAGATATGATCAGGATTCAAATTTATGGAAGCAGCAAGTCGCAAGGGCAAGAATATGGTGTTTCCAACTCATGGAAACCGTGGCTTAACAGTAGCACCATACACCTGTGTGGATTCTGGAAGATAGTAGGTACTGCTAGAATATATAGTGAAAAGTTGTGCACAAACTGTTTCTATTTTGACAATTATatttatcacttttttttttaatttttctttttcctacaCCGACAGGTCAGGTGTAGTTTTCCTAAACAGgatagaaagcataaaaaatTGTAAATAGAGCTACCATTATCTCTAACTTTTTTACTCTCCACACCTAACAGATTTTTTCCCCCCCAAGTACATGCACTTCTATATATAACAGTTAAGTGGAGAAGTTCGACATTTAGTCTTGCAGATCATACTAGTTTGAAAATAATGGAGTCATGGCtcctcctcatcatcattatcctCACTCTCTGTATCTCTTTCTTCCTCAAATCCAATAACCAGAAGATCAACAAGAAACTTCCCCCCGGCCCCTTTGCTCTAATGCCAATATAGAACTCATCCTCGGGGACCTCAAGACTAAATATGGTCCTGTATTCAACTTCAGAATTGGAATTGGATTTCGTCAACCTTCCATATTTGTTGCTAGCCACTCATTAGCCTATCAAGCTTTAAGTCCAGCAAGGTGCTGTTTTCTCTGACCGGCCAAAGGCCGCTCAGACCAGTGTAACCCTCACCAGTAGCCAGATTAACATCGCCTCCTCCCCTTACAGCCCCACATGGAGCCTCCTCCGTCAAAACCTTGTCTCTGAAATCCTCCACCCTTCTCGAACAAAGTCCTACTCTAAGGTCCGATCTCAGGTACTCAGTATCTTTATTCAACAGCTCCGCTCTGATTCTGCAGCCAAGGAAGTGATAACGTTAATTGATCATTTCCGTTATGACATGTTCTATCTTCTTGTCCTGATGTGCTTTGGGGACAAGATAGACAAGCCTCAAGTCAAACAGATCCAAGATGTACAACGAAGATGGATTATAACTGTGGGCCGATTCATCAACCTCAGCTTCTTCCCAATATCACTTCAAAAGATCATTTTCAGGAATCAATGGAAAGACCTCATCCAACAGATACAAGAGCAAGAGAGGATCTTTATACCTCTGATCGAGGCTCGAATGGAAGCAAAAACTGATGGTTTGAATCATCATAACACTGAGGAAGAAGTGGTGGCTTATGCGGATACATTGCTCAATTTGGATCTCAGAGGAAAAGAGGAAGTTTAATGATGGAGAGATTGTTAGCCTCTGCAGTGAGTTCCTCACTGGTGGGACCGAGACAATGTCCACCTCGTTGCAATGGATTATGGACAACTTGGTCAAATACCCTTCTATTGAAGAAAAACTATACCAAGAAATATCTGAGGTAGTGAACAGAAGGAATTCGAAACCAAAAGGAGTGACAGGAGGTAGTGAAAGAGGAAGATTTACAGAAAATGCCTTACCTAAAAGCAGTGATCTTGGAAGGTCTAAGGTGGCATCCGCCAGTTCACATCCTGCAGCCGCACACGGTGACAGAGGAAGTGGAACTCAACAGCTACGTCATTCCTAAGGATGCAACAATTAACTTCATGGTTGCAGATATGAATTTGGACCCAAAGGTGTGGGAGTATCCCTTGGATTTCAAACCGGATAGGTTCTTGCCAATGGACAGTGATACAGAAGATTTTGATATAACAGGGGTTAGAGAGATCACGATGATGCCTTTTGGTGCAGGGAGAAGAGTATGTCCAGGCTATGGCTTAGCTATGCCCCATTTAGAGTACTTTGTGGCTAATTTGAGGCTATGGCTTAGCTATGCTCCATATAGAGTACTTTGTGGCTAATTTGATCTGGCATTTTGAGTGGAAGGCTGTGGATGGAAACGATGTTGATCTATCTGAGAAGCTGGAATTCACTGTTACGATGAAGAATCCATTGCGTGCTCGCATCCGTCCAAGAGTAAACCAACTTGAATGATCTGCTAATGTTTTATATTTGTTTGGTTTTCCTTCCTCTTGAAGTTTTTGATGTTTCTTCAATAAAATAAAGGAACAGGCAGGGAACTCAAGTACTCAACTATTCCATTGGAGCACAATATTTGAAACTTCAGGTCCTCAACTAAGATCAATAATAAACATCTAGAATAATAACAAATTTCTAAATAATAATATGGCCTTTAGTTGGTGCTTTATGCATGAAAAGATTTACTAACAAGCTTGACCACATGGAGAACATTCCCTTAAGCTGATGATGGAGTTTTTAGTACACATcattaaaaatatctttttctctCCAATGATAGATTGCAACTACTGAGCATTAACATAGACTTACCTTTGTAAAGCTTTGATCCACATAAATGACAGATGGATATCACTCAAAGGAAATTTCTCAATAAGAACTTTACATTCTTCCACCATGCGCAGATTGGTAACTTTATGCTTCAACCCGTGGAATTCCATTTGAGCACTCACCATGCAGTTCACTTTCACTACCTGGAATTGACTGGAAATGTAGTAGGCTAAGCATAACACAAGTGGACATGCTGAAACACGTAACATAAGTAAGAATACACAAAGAGATGATCTGATACTAGGGGAGTCATTAAGGTTCAGAAATGAAGAGATGAAAAGAGTCATATATAGTATTAGATAGAGAAAATGGTTCTTCATTGCCAAGAGAGCATTAGCAAAATTTTGTACTGTTTGATACAACAGCCAAAACTCAAAATTCTCGACATTCCTGAATTTTCAGATATTTAGCTATTCATTCAGACAAAGATCCACATGATTATGTCCATCTAGTTATATAAATATGCATCAAGCTGCAGAAGCAGCATGCTATTTATGATggattcttgatgttggcattcaTTCGAGTAGCTCCCAGCAAGACTGCAATAAGCTATGGTATTCCTTCAAGTTTCTCCCTGCATGATGGCAAAGCCCTCACCATCACTTTGTAAGGATCATTGGAAGACAATTTCTGTTGGCCCCAGTTCCTGTTTAGACTAGAAAACCCTTGAGAGGATGTTATTCTTGAAGCAGAAATAATACGGTCGCAAAGATCCTTGATCATTTTATATCTCTCCGTCTCATCCGGATGATCCTTTTCCCAAGCGTGAGAAGAGAAGTCTGGTGTTCCTCCATTGTTAAGAAAGTTTGAGATTCCTCTATCCACagtcttcatattttctttctctccaacgCAGAATTCCCATGCTATGCCATCTGAAGTTTCCCTTTCTAAGGAAATGCTTTGCGACATCCACCCTGTATTTTTATCAGAAACCAACAATCTATTTGGATCATTCTGTAGAGTATTGCACCACTGATGGCTCTTCTTATCACCCATGTTTAATTCAAAGGAACAAAGGTCGCTATCAGCTGAATCACCTTCTTCTCcatcttcttctttaataagTACTTCCTCATCTGCCTTTTCTTTATCTTGGTAATGGTGTGTACTTGGAAGTGTTTCTCTCAAATGTCTCTCAAGCTCATCAATTGTTTCATAATTAGGCAAATCACTGCCTTGTTCTTGGCCCTTTGTGGATCTCAAATAGGCTTTAAATTCATTCCTTAACTTATcaacaacttcatttttctcCTCGAAATGATACTTGGCATCTGAAAGTTTCATTTGAACTCTTTCCTCGCGCATCACATCAGCTTGTTGAAGCATTTTCTGTTCCATTTCCACCTCTTCCCGAATTTTAGCAGATTGTCTCTTCAATTCTTCCATCTCAGCTCTATCTTCTCTGAGACCTCTGGCTAATTCATCACACATTTGCTCCAATATCTCTCTGTCCCTTTTCTCGCCTTCAAGTTCTTTGACTGCCTTCGAGAGAGATGCCTTTGTATCCGCCAATTCTCTACCAAGCTTCTTATTTAATCTCTCAGTTTGCTTCCTCAGCTTCTTCTCTATCTTGACCTCCCTCGCTACAGATGTAATGGCAGCATGAATCCTGTCTTGCTCTTTAATCTTCCAGGccatcttttcttcttcaaacttcttcaagAGGATATCAACTTCACTATCGTTATGTGTGTTTTCGTCTATCAATTTAGAAACTAGATCGCACAACCAGTCAAGCTCCGTAGCTATAGCTGAGAAAAGGGATGAACTTGTAGATTTCTGCTCTTTGAGATTCCAGACACGACTCAGAACTTGCAGCAGCTCTTTACATGTCGTAAGGCCATGACACACATCCTTCAACTGATGTCTGCTTAGAGTCTGTCCATGATTTTGTGTCTGATCAACCTGCATATTCATTCTTGTATTAACTATATATTTCAATGCAGAGTTGTTAAGAGAAAGTGGCAGCAGTTGATGGCAATGATAGATTCGGAATTATTACacacaaaaatttcaaaataacatcaattcagTGTTGGAACACAATATATGGCCTGCCGGCTTTGATAGAACCTGAACTAGAACCAAGTTACATGTATGTCCCTTTGTTCATAAATTTCTTGTCCATTTCCTAAGATGAACTTTGAAGAGGCCAAGCGGCACATCAAAATGTCCTTCATAGTgataaagaaaaagggaaatggAAACTTTGGATAAGGTACAACGACTGCTTCCCCTCAATTTCAAGCTAATCGAGTCAGTTATAAGAATACTCACTAATCATGTCACTCCTATTTAAAGTTTTAGGTTATACAATACCTTTGATAAGGTACTCCAACAAAAACCCTTTACAAAATAGTTCCTCCGACTAACTATGGATGAAATGTTAGTAGTATTAAAGAATAACAGAAATGATTACCTCCATAGAGCAACCATTTTGGTGAGTGAGATCAGCCTTCATATGTTTTCTTGTTCTATGACTACCCATTTTGGATCGCTCCCTTCTCTgcaaaattcaagaagcaaaatatgtaaaaaataaaataaaaaagaacacACAAAATATGCAGAACTCAAAAAGCTACAAAcgttttcaagaaaatgaccaacaaaaacaaattttcccaaaaacatTTACACACTGACCTCAGAAACAGGGGCATGAAAAGGATCAGAGAATTGCAGAGCTTCTGAATCCAATTTAGATGACTTCAAAACTCTTTCTTTCCTgccaatttcaacttcactCCTCTCCTTCAAATCCTTCAAAATCCCATTAGTATCCCATAGAGTAGAAGCCAGTTTTCTTGCTGAAACCGACAGGTCTTTCCCTTTATCAAATCCCTTTGTTTGCATAAGCTGGTATGAATAATTATCATCACTTTGCAGAGAAGGTGATCTTGATGAACTCATTTTCCACTATGGAAGATTAAAGACGTAATTTGGTTTTGCATCAATCACTGGCAACTCTTTCTTGGGAAGGGGATCAACTGTTTATAAGATTTTAACTACTTTTATCAGTCAAAAAGAGGGAAGAAGACAAGTAGGAAAGAACGTAATAATGGAGTCTTGAACGTACCCCTTCTGATGATGCTAGAATGATTGGCATGCAAATAAGAGAGAGAGCCGGGTCCTTTGGTACGTAGACAAAATTATCGTGGGACTAATTTACTCCATCTCTTGGGGCTAATTTATCTCATCTAggagataaaataaaataatcttaGGATTAATGGGATAAGATGGGATATCACATTTTTAAGTTTGGGAtgcattttatactttatttggtacaagatataaatttattccaggataaatttataccttttatCAAATATGGTACAAAATTAATCCCATAGTTAGTGATGGGATATCCCAGCTAATACCATATACCAAACGACCCTCTTGGCCTTTGATTTACAAACTGacatatgggtaaaaagaatgTACAATAATCGAATGGTAAATATATTTGGATATGGTAAGTATTTATCCCAAACTAATTACTCcatccgtccatttttactgcacaacttttaaagtatgtttggtttatttttaactttagatgacttattaataaTTGggggtgatatagtaaaattattatcttatttatgGCTCTTTAATGAAGTGTCAAGTCAATACAcgataagtaaaaatggacggaaaGAGTaccttaattaaataatttaatcagGTGAAATTATATATTGTTGATTATGATTAAATGATATTTTTAGATATTCAAATACATATGATGCATCTattgatttgatgtaaataCAGTTGATTATAAGTTTTTACCTTTGCAAAGAGTCCCCTTATTTTAATTTACTATCAATGCTGGCCTCTATATTTAAGAAGTATCCCCAACTTAGTGAAAGATTTTGCTGGTTTCAGTTACGTCGTGAAGCTGGTTGTGTTTAAATGCAACGCAGCCTTAATTAAAACACTTGATGTTCTTACCTTCTATTGGATTACTTCTATTGGTCTAGGGTCCTTTTGAAGTTGTTTAAGCAATGAATATCATAACATTATTTATAAGTAATGACCAACCATTTTTCTCTATCCAGCATAATATAGTTGACATTTTTAATCTGTATTGGTGTTCGCATTTGTATTACTCGAATCGAAGATATTGAATGCAATTGTAGCCGTTGCTGATAGCTTAAATTGGCATGTCCCCTAGAAGAAGGAAGGAAGGGGCCCACTAACGGCTTAAATTGTTTCGGATATTGACGAGAATTTAGAAAATGGCCACAAAACACCAACATTCTGTGGGTCCTCCACATCCCCTCCCACGTGGTCATAGTCAGCCTCTGTTCTTTGTTTTAATATGACAGTTGACTTAAGGTCAAGAGAcaactaaaagaaaatatttaagttGAATACATTGATTTAACAGCAAAGGGTCATATATGCCCCTCTACTATCTCAAAATAGTTATCCGTGTCTCCCGTTTGCTTTTTCGATGTTATATACCCCCCGTTAGTGTATCGACCATATATACCCTCACAGTTAACGACCACTTTTTAATTGCCACGTGGCACGATCTCAaacgacatttttttttttttctcttttatttaatcGACCCACATTATTAATTCATCCAAATAAATGAGACTAGCGCCCATTAATACCCGACCCATTAAGACCTCAAATAAGACTTTATAACCTAATAACATATTCAACTCATTTCCCACTCAAAATCTGTGACTATGGAGAACACGTCTGCTAGGGTTTTCAAAACTAAGAAATTTTAAAGGTTAGATTGTCCtcaaaaattatatttctttgcTTATTACTGCTATAATAGGTTAGATATTAGTAGATTCTTTAAGATTCTCTCatttattttaggattttgtaTTACGGTTTTagatttttgtcaattttttgtggatttcttgatttctttgcCTCTTATATGTTAGATGTTAGTGATTATACTAGGTTTTTAAGATTCTCGCATTTATTTCGGATTTTGTACTATGGTTGagattttgtcatttttattttttggatttcttgatttcattGCCTTTAATATGTTAGATGTTAGTGATTATACCCGTATTATACCATGGTTTTTAAGATTCTTGCATTTATTTCGGATTTTGTACTAGGGTTGtgattttgtcaattttttttttttttttttgggatttcgTGATTTCTTTGCCTTATGTGAGGAATGCACGCAACTTTAACTTATTATATTCATGTTTGGTGTTTATTTTTGGCTATTACTTTATGGGTATTTGTATGCATGTGCTTGAGGTGGTGGTCTCGATTTTTTGGTggacttttttctttttaacaatAAATTAGGGtctttttggttgttgtgtggtGGTCACCGTGGACTTAGATGTCCTTTATTGTTTAGGGTTTGTGGATTGGTGGTTTAGGGTTTGTGAGTTGGTGGTATAGTGGTTTGTGTATTGATGGTTTTGGGTTAAAGTAATCGTTTTTATTCATTTGGTCTTGGTTTTGGTTTAATTTGAACCATTTTTTAGTTTATGTTGGTCCTTTGAAGTCAACTCTTTATTTCTTtgctattttttatttgtgtatTGATGCCAACAGTTTGTGGTTTAACTTAAGTTTAGATAAAGTAACTGCTTTTATTCATTTTAGTGCTAGTTTTGGTTTAATTTGAACCATTTAGATAAGTTTATATaaattcttgtttttgtaccATTTTTTAGTTTATGGTGGTCCTTTGAAGCCAACTCTTTATTTCTTTGCTGTTTTTTATTTGTGTATTGATTCCAACGATCTGATcttttttattatgtatttggTTGCGGCTTATTCATCATGGTTAATTTGGAGTTAATATTCAACTATGGTGGGGATTGGACTTATGAGCAGTCAAGTGATATGAGAGAAGAAGTTCCATAACATTTGGGAAGGTTATGACTCACCATCTAtcatttaatgatgttgtagaTGAGCATCGTAATAACTTAGGGTTTGTTGGGGTTCAACAACTCTTAGTAGTCCACTTCGGTAAATTATATGAAATCATTACGATAGTGGTATTAGGAGGTTGTTGGCAATGGTTAGTGATGATTACCATGTGATTAACTTATTTATATTGATGATTGTGAGGTTAACGGTTGATGTGCCTAATATCCTAAATTATGATGAACCTATGTTGATGCTTTTGAACccaatgttgttggtgttgaaccTAGTTTAGGGGTTGCTACTGATTGTAGCTCAA
This window harbors:
- the LOC132052697 gene encoding uncharacterized protein At5g41620-like; amino-acid sequence: MSSSRSPSLQSDDNYSYQLMQTKGFDKGKDLSVSARKLASTLWDTNGILKDLKERSEVEIGRKERVLKSSKLDSEALQFSDPFHAPVSERRERSKMGSHRTRKHMKADLTHQNGCSMEVDQTQNHGQTLSRHQLKDVCHGLTTCKELLQVLSRVWNLKEQKSTSSSLFSAIATELDWLCDLVSKLIDENTHNDSEVDILLKKFEEEKMAWKIKEQDRIHAAITSVAREVKIEKKLRKQTERLNKKLGRELADTKASLSKAVKELEGEKRDREILEQMCDELARGLREDRAEMEELKRQSAKIREEVEMEQKMLQQADVMREERVQMKLSDAKYHFEEKNEVVDKLRNEFKAYLRSTKGQEQGSDLPNYETIDELERHLRETLPSTHHYQDKEKADEEVLIKEEDGEEGDSADSDLCSFELNMGDKKSHQWCNTLQNDPNRLLVSDKNTGWMSQSISLERETSDGIAWEFCVGEKENMKTVDRGISNFLNNGGTPDFSSHAWEKDHPDETERYKMIKDLCDRIISASRITSSQGFSSLNRNWGQQKLSSNDPYKVMVRALPSCREKLEGIP